The following are encoded together in the candidate division KSB1 bacterium genome:
- a CDS encoding DUF4276 family protein, producing MYIDAAVEGIVDEAVVRRLVDCAGGTLGHVYGKNGKRYLRDSIKGFNIAARRTPWIVLVDLDRDFPCAPLLCKEWLPNRARFLCFRVAVRAVEAWLLADAEKLASFLGIERKKVPVCPETEEDPKAVMINLARASRRREIRDDMVPRPGSGRREGPA from the coding sequence ATGTACATCGACGCCGCCGTAGAGGGCATCGTGGATGAGGCAGTGGTACGCCGCCTCGTTGACTGCGCCGGTGGAACGTTAGGCCACGTCTACGGCAAGAATGGCAAGCGCTACCTGCGCGACAGTATCAAGGGCTTCAACATCGCCGCGCGACGGACCCCGTGGATTGTGCTCGTGGACCTTGATCGCGATTTCCCATGTGCGCCGCTCCTGTGCAAAGAGTGGCTGCCAAACAGAGCCAGGTTTCTGTGTTTTCGCGTGGCTGTACGTGCCGTTGAGGCTTGGTTGCTTGCCGACGCGGAGAAGCTGGCCAGTTTCTTGGGAATTGAGCGCAAGAAGGTTCCTGTTTGTCCTGAGACCGAGGAGGATCCGAAGGCGGTAATGATCAACTTGGCGCGTGCTTCTCGTCGTCGAGAGATCCGGGATGACATGGTGCCGCGTCCGGGAAGTGGCCGGCGCGAAGGACCAGCCTAG
- a CDS encoding ATP-binding protein gives MREKTRTPLFSSLELRNWKNFAHINVPLQERVFLVGPNASGKSHFLDVFRFLRDLATPGGGFQEAIRRRGGVSALRCLAARRYSAIEVRVTVASGPSAPPWEYELVFNQENKQRPIIRRERVRCHVGVLLDRPNQEDIEDPELLTQTHLEQVNVNRPFRELVSFFESVRYLHIVPQLVREPDRSVGRANDPFGGDFLETIAKTQEKTRSARLRRIKETLRVAVPQLAEIDLWRDARGTPHLRGKYEHWRPQGAWQTEEQFSDGTLRLMGLLWAIMAGTGPLLLEEPELSLHPEVVRYVPQMFARMQRRTGRQIIVSTHCSDLLRDDGIALDEVLLLCPGPDGTEVKPAGDFQDIRDLMEGGISLAEAVIPKTAPDRAEHLSLFGEL, from the coding sequence ATGCGTGAGAAGACTCGCACTCCTTTGTTCTCCAGCCTCGAGCTTCGGAACTGGAAGAATTTTGCCCACATCAATGTCCCTCTCCAAGAACGGGTATTCTTGGTCGGCCCCAATGCTTCGGGCAAGTCGCACTTCCTCGACGTCTTTCGGTTTCTGCGCGACCTTGCTACGCCTGGCGGCGGCTTTCAAGAGGCAATCCGCCGCCGCGGTGGTGTCAGCGCCCTAAGGTGCCTGGCGGCTCGACGTTATTCGGCCATTGAGGTGCGGGTCACTGTGGCATCTGGGCCATCGGCACCGCCATGGGAATACGAACTGGTGTTCAACCAGGAGAACAAACAGCGGCCAATCATCAGGAGGGAAAGGGTGAGGTGCCACGTAGGAGTCCTTCTCGACCGTCCCAACCAGGAGGACATTGAGGACCCTGAACTTCTCACCCAAACCCACCTTGAGCAAGTGAATGTGAACCGGCCATTTCGCGAACTGGTGTCGTTTTTTGAGTCGGTCCGGTACCTTCACATCGTGCCGCAGCTTGTGAGGGAGCCAGACCGCTCCGTGGGCCGTGCAAATGACCCATTTGGGGGCGACTTTCTCGAGACCATCGCGAAGACGCAAGAAAAGACGCGAAGCGCGCGGCTGCGGCGCATCAAGGAGACGCTCCGGGTTGCAGTGCCGCAGCTTGCTGAGATTGACCTGTGGCGCGACGCCCGCGGCACGCCCCACCTGCGGGGCAAGTATGAGCACTGGCGCCCGCAGGGGGCCTGGCAGACGGAGGAGCAGTTTTCCGACGGAACCTTACGCCTCATGGGCCTGCTATGGGCAATCATGGCTGGCACCGGCCCGCTGCTTTTGGAGGAGCCAGAGCTCTCACTCCACCCCGAGGTGGTGCGGTATGTTCCCCAGATGTTTGCCCGGATGCAGCGGAGGACCGGCAGACAGATCATTGTGAGCACTCATTGCAGTGACCTGTTGAGAGACGATGGGATAGCACTGGACGAGGTGTTGCTTCTCTGCCCGGGTCCGGACGGCACCGAGGTGAAGCCCGCGGGCGACTTCCAGGACATCCGGGACCTCATGGAAGGAGGGATTTCCCTTGCGGAAGCGGTCATTCCAAAGACAGCGCCGGACAGAGCGGAGCACCTGTCTCTGTTTGGAGAGCTGTGA